The following proteins are co-located in the Limanda limanda chromosome 5, fLimLim1.1, whole genome shotgun sequence genome:
- the LOC133001947 gene encoding uncharacterized protein LOC133001947, with product MGGRTQRWWILSLLILSSLLSFTQPVQVRDDEWEELGPDIAALHRLRNLSEHMFHERLQDSALQSDTGDRRDREGTERMDMTSVKEPKLDSNINSVLEHGVRVARAAVDRTPMSLLAALQDCEDVTDCIIQRKQDFETFLEGFEKQKIQDRLLIASEISHSYSQKLLVVTDKEKSTEDRVQQEYSLDPHYSVIVSKNCLFNESCCPEADGYTVVQIFGSVSEDGQSVSGLSGSSLAELMFKPSLRGTPVFSLNGSTSTHFQQNFMRFFQIRGIKAVLETNQENHQLYQVMDQPASVSSYRIPQRPVDHTTQYDHQQIIIMESDPVVKKAASSLYDKRPDVSSVYILDENQRPKLIRGASVPLSEDSRLVLVGHGAKDSSGDMRLSGYGAQDVAKVIQRTSRVSDTIKTTSVVACEVGSDKVFIQTLLTELRKSSIETELHLRYSAIQVLHTGQKITEEISPDGVKWRHKDDSMKVVANLDRNGDAVIRNEPGSKGEAVFTNERNLLMPRGQPESDLSYRDKWPKDPRTFIPQDGDFKTFSKGLYKVEVLTWGLFHADQPLPEKVNFQTLQQLKKHFLIGKKVKDNNNKEKISWITDEPELQKILSKCYEIKSGADVRSIIRHYAKTGENEATYLKINDWILEVNPKNLYVHPVGKQLDNNQMGNEVKINEVKKCVTEQIGKESYNEMKPHIKSKERYVEYVEGTLKGERLHNLALSTEAWFTTYFTASVISESARNFRTFPLTLMALDLVQSTTEEYKAAGVNFFFDEHPMATGGSWTDPSSRGFSGATTVNVKKFPKLKKVLEKELDLYNLWFKNGHDKVMKRILKVANEYNVIKDNSPERKTMLEDSKNFVVKVDRAWNQPSGALGGYHDGHVTSQNLKSASELENSFKLESYYSRASASLAEEIHSQLRMKYGETLAGLHLKEGSDRIEKGQFICELVSKDPDAKPVEFRVELSPESLRHNENLFKGLDTAAQDMEGLRSQHPVNKFVEHTGTAVGALGLLLGMNGAVNAFEQGDIKDGAVGALQTAHGVTGMSMSVIARQALTSETRIARAAATIMRSPAMKGIMKVVPIVGIGFGIYSLKQDIERGGALGAIDGVFDASMVVLDVVGLAVPVLEPFIMPINLALSVIRMISDDIYMGVEHELNSLPPDADLLDKIWAVEVGAAKGLKHFAIQVASVFYNWHYDEIEEGKRLVEQISDYKQYYTVITEHDGATAVDFTSGSSSWNGGGIDFCLADQGQSQFCMNSFVSSDETFGKKCWNINTQGSNDIILGLGESHELLYKILQKKILMFIPSGSVTVVCDYDAVSNSRYGKYKGNRDSNRFFAVDKSEDKQVMELMLTYYYQLYGEPGDDIFFLGPQRSNVEGAGGKDTYIIPVNGGKTIINNYDPSKALDTLHFTANYSHISVSKSGNDVVFMYESDHTVTIQNWFSGELYRHMDMMSGDGVLFEISTIVVSSVRLVARGINKMFMKHGEYVNASQPLLQRVTNIFGSQFDDVLIGNAEKNLMDGGGGRDHLTGGEGGDIYMVKGRIHSSVMIENYSKDNETDVALIEADLKTCRVTVRGDDVVLTASHATTDINVTLLNWFRSANDRHLFFITNDMISFKLSAHKDDCLHAHTLTSCIKSFSIDYSRSTSPLLVDLEESEAYESVTEVRGSNFTDDIRGNKEHNVFLPGGGDDNLQGRGGEDWYVITPGQGLKNISNFSPDPVMDILFIKDQYQNITCTCDVPNIIISVSGRENVVLNSWFESKYHQHLQIKTSDGITAGLSWNISSCDDMKTLMFPITVDYRNQKPEALSQKESDQGGEHPECFRYRSRNSKERLFCGLQGKVMVMDEVDSVKEMLGSAGFDIMVGNRKDNLLDPSTGGALMSGGEGEDTYIIKQGYGDNLMIDNFANDQKIDTVLIDMDFVAGGQVTLDSSSTGDLKVTITTKGEQFKFTLIGYNDSFQNQHLQFQSSDGVIFKLKSLNSTAEVPLFQTQAFKVTLPPSQSDCRFDLGSWQNLSQVHTVQGCPSQSNDILGNDEDNALIGGWKDDTLEGGQGDDTLIGGNGSDILIGGLGDDTLYGEDGNDTMIGNSGRDVFIPGPGADLIDGGSGRDTVLYRGDHETGQGVYVNLLTGQGRYADAEGDVLKDVETVIGTIYSDILVSGYESSLLRGSDGNDILVSTGGDYLVGGDGSDIYMLAFQSGSVTIDNCAKDDANDVLFLGSLSPLACDVQILSDRLILSFFSLNQTVVKISLEGWNSDEGACGHLVLVSSRFQMYVDELLDHLLEECLFNDEE from the exons GGCGGCTGTTGACCGAACCCCAATGAGTTTGCTGGCTGCTCTTCAGGACTGTGAGGATGTGACCGACTGCATCATTCAAAGGAAACAG gACTTTGAAACCTTCTTGGAAGGTTTTGAGAAACAGAAGATACAAGATCGGCTGCTCATTGCATCTGAGATCTCACACAGCTACAGTCAAAAACTTCTGGTCGTGACCGACAAAGAGAAGTCAACAGAAGACAGAGTCCAACAGGAATACAGCCTGGATCCTCATTACTCAGTGATAGTCAGCAAGAACTGTCTGTTCAATGAGTCCTGTTGCCCTGAAGCAGACGGCTACACCGTAGTGCAAATATTTGGAAGTGTTTCAGAAGATGGACAAAGTGTATCTGGGCTTTCTGGCTCATCTCTTGCGGAGCTGATGTTCAAACCATCACTGAGAGGAACTCCAGTGTTCTCCCTTAATGGAAGCACGTCCACACACTTCCAGCAAAACTTCATGCGCTTTTTTCAGATCCGTGGAATCAAAGCAGTCTTAGAAACCAACCAGGAGAATCACCAGCTGTACCAGGTCATGGATCAACCCGCCTCAGTTTCCAGCTACAGAATTCCACAAAGACCAGTTGATCACACCACACAGTACGACCACCAGCAGATCATCATTATGGAATCTGATCCTGTGGTCAAAAAAGCTGCAAGTTCTCTTTATGATAAGCGTCCAGATGTGAGCTCCGTCTACATTCTTGATGAAAACCAAAGACCAAAACTGATCCGTGGGGCCTCTGTGCCGCTGTCAGAGGACAGCAGACTGGTGCTGGTCGGTCACGGGGCCAAAGACAGTTCAGGAGACATGAGATTGTCTGGGTACGGAGCCCAAGATGTGGCCAAAGTCATTCAGAGGACCTCCAGAGTCAGTGATACGATTAAAACAACAAGTGTGGTGGCATGTGAGGTCGGATCCGATAAAGTCTTCATCCAAACCCTGCTGACAGAGCTTCGTAAGAGCAGCATTGAGACAGAGCTGCACCTGAGGTATTCTGCGATCCAGGTCCTGCACACGGGACAGAAAATTACTGAAGAAATCTCTCCAGACGGAGTGAAGTGGCGTCACAAAGACGACAGCATGAAGGTGGTGGCAAACCTTGATAGAAACGGAGACGCAGTTATTAGAAATGAGCCTGGCAGCAAAGGAGAGGCAGTGTTTACCAATGAAAGGAACTTACTGATGCCAAGGGGTCAACCGGAGTCGGATTTGAGCTACAGAGACAAATGGCCAAAAGACCCGAGGACATTTATTCCCCAGGATGGAGACTTTAAGACGTTTAGTAAAGGCTTATATAAAGTTGAGGTTCTGACTTGGGGATTATTTCATGCTGATCAGCCCCTTCCAGAAAAGGTCAATTTCCAAACCTTGCAACAGTTAAAGAAGCATTTTTTAATTGGGAAAAAGGtcaaagataataataataaggagaAAATAAGTTGGATAACGGACGAGCCAGAACTACAGAAGATTCTTTCCAAGTGTTATGAGATTAAATCAGGCGCAGATGTAAGAAGTATCATCCGTCACTATGCAAAGACGGGAGAAAATGAGGCCACATACCTGAAGATCAATGACTGGATATTAGAAGTTAATCCTAAAAATCTGTACGTTCATCCAGTTGGAAAACAGCTTGACAACAATCAAATGGGAAATGAGGTCAAAATTAATGAAGTTAAGAAATGTGTTACTGAACAGATCGGCAAAGAAAGTTACAACGAAATGAAACCTCATATAAAATCAAAGGAGAGATATGTTGAATATGTGGAAGGCACTTTGAAGGGAGAGCGCCTTCATAACCTCGCTCTTTCCACTGAGGCCTGGTTCACCACGTACTTCACAGCCTCAGTTATTTCTGAATCTGCTCGAAATTTCCGGACATTTCCTCTGACTCTCATGGCTCTGGATCTGGTACAAAGCACAACTGAAGAATACAAAGCCGCTGgagtgaatttcttttttgATGAACACCCAATGGCAACAGGAGGGAGTTGGACTGACCCAAGCAGTCGTGGATTCAGTGGCGCAACAACAGTGAATGTAAAGAAATTTCCAAAACTAAAGAAAGTCCTAGAAAAAGAGCTCGATCTGTACAACTTGTGGTTTAAGAATGGTCACGATAAGGTTATGAAACGGATATTGAAAGTTGCAAATGAATACAATGTGATTAAAGATAATTCACCTGAACGAAAAACCATGTTAGAAGATTCTAAGAATTTTGTAGTAAAAGTAGACAGAGCTTGGAATCAACCATCTGGGGCCTTAGGAGGATACCATGACGGCCACGTAACATCGCAAAACTTAAAATCTGCCTCAGAGTTGGAAAACTCCTTCAAACTGGAATCCTATTATTCAAGGGCATCTGCGTCATTAGCTGAAGAAATCCACAGCCAGCTGAGGATGAAATATGGAGAAACTCTGGCAGGACTGCATCTCAAGGAAGGAAGTGACCGAATAGAAAAGGGACAGTTCATATGTGAGCTGGTGTCGAAGGATCCTGATGCTAAACCTGTTGAATTCAGGGTTGAGTTATCTCCAGAGAGTCTACGCCACAATGAGAATTTGTTCAAGGGCCTTGACACAGCAGCTCAGGACATGGAGGGTTTAAGATCCCAACATCCAGTCAACAAGTTTGTAGAGCACACAGGAACTGCTGTCGGTGCACTCGGCCTCCTGCTGGGCATGAATGGAGCTGTTAATGCTTTTGAACAGGGCGACATTAAAGATGGTGCAGTGGGAGCTTTGCAAACAGCTCATGGAGTCACAGGTATGTCGATGTCTGTTATTGCGAGACAAGCTCTGACTTCAGAGACAAGAATCGCCAGAGCTGCAGCAACGATCATGAGAAGTCCTGCAATGAAGGGCATCATGAAAGTTGTACCAATAGTGGGGATTGGATTTGGGATATACAGTCTGAAACAAGAtatagagagggggggtgcactGGGGGCGATTGACGGTGTCTTCGATGCTAGTATGGTTGTTTTGGATGTTGTTGGACTTGCTGTTCCTGTACTGGAACCTTTTATCATGCCTATAAATCTGGCTTTATCAGTGATTCGGATGATCTCTGATGATATTTATATGGGCGTAGAGCATGAACTCAACAGTCTCCCCCCGGACGCTGACCTTCTGGATAAAATCTGGGCTGTTGAAGTTGGCGCTGCGAAGGGTCTTAAGCATTTTGCCATTCAAGTGGCTAGTGTGTTTTACAATTGGCATTATGATGAAATTGAGGAGGGTAAAAGACTTGTTGAGCAGATATCAGACTATAAACAGTATTACACAGTTATAACGGAACACGATGGAGCGACTGCCGTAGATTTTACTAGCGGCAGCTCCTCTTGGAATGGAGGAGGCATTGACTTCTGTCTGGCTGATCAGGGTCAGTCTCAGTTCTGCATGAACTCTTTTGTATCTAGTGATGAGACTTTTGGGAAAAAGTGTTGGAACATTAACACACAAGGAAGCAATGATATCATTCTTGGCCTGGGAGAGTCACATGAATTACTGTATAAGATATTACAAAAGAAAATACTCATGTTCATACCATCTGGCTCTGTGACAGTGGTTTGTGATTATGATGCGGTGTCAAATTCAAGATATGGAAAATACAAAGGAAACAGAGATTCAAATCGCTTTTTTGCAGTTGACAAATCAGAGGACAAGCaagtgatggagctgatgttgACTTACTACTACCAGCTCTATGGGGAACCAGGTGATGACATATTCTTCCTCGGTCCTCAGAGAAGTAACGTCGAAGGCGCTGGTGGAAAGGACACATACATCATCCCTGTCAACGGCGGTAAAACAATCATTAACAACTACGATCCATCTAAAGCTCTGGACACTCTTCACTTCACTGCTAACTACAGTCACATTTCTGTGTCTAAATCTGGGAACGACGTTGTGTTTATGTATGAGAGCGACCACACTGTGACCATTCAAAACTGGTTTTCAGGAGAACTGTATCGTCACATGGACATGATGTCAGGAGACGGAGTCTTATTCGAGATTTCCACCATTGTGGTTTCTTCTGTTCGGCTGGTGGCCAGAGGAATTAACAAGATGTTTATGAAACATGGTGAATATGTGAACGCATCACAGCCACTTTTACAGAGAGTTACAAACATCTTTGGCTCTCAGTTTGATGATGTGCTCATTGGAAATGCAGAGAAGAACCtcatggatggaggaggaggtagagatcATCTGACtggtggtgaaggaggagacaTCTACATGGTGAAAGGTAGAATTCATTCTTCAGTGATGATTGAAAATTACTCCAAAGACAATGAAACAGACGTGGCTCTAATAGAAGCAGATCTAAAGACTTGTAGAGTCACAGTACGAGGGGATGATGTCGTTCTGACAGCTTCACATGCGACTACAGACATTAACGTGACTTTACTGAACTGGTTCCGATCAGCGAACGACAGACACTTGTTCTTCATCACCAACGACATGATCTCTTTCAAACTCTCAGCTCACAAGGATGATTGTCTTCATGCTCACACATTGACCAGCTGCATAAAAAGCTTCAGTATTGATTACAGCAGGTCCACATCTCCTCTGCTGGTGGACCTCGAGGAGTCTGAGGCGTATGAAAGTGTGACAGAGGTCCGTGGGTCAAACTTTACTGATGACATCAGAGGGAACAAAGAGCACAACGTGTTCCTcccaggaggaggtgatgatAACCTTCAGGGTAGAGGAGGTGAGGACTGGTACGTTATCACACCAGGCCAAGGACTTAAAAACATCAGCAACTTCTCACCAGATCCAGTCATGGACATTCTCTTCATTAAAGACCAATATCAGAATATAACCTGTACTTGTGATGTACCCAACATCATCATCTCTGTGTCTGGcagagaaaatgttgttttaaactcCTGGTTCGAGTCAAAGTATCATCAGCACCTGCAGATCAAGACCAGCGATGGAATAACAGCTGGACTGAGTTGGAACATCAGCAGCTGTGACGACATGAAGACTTTAATGTTCCCCATTACTGTTGATTACAGAAACCAGAAACCTGAAGCACTTTCCCAGAAAGAGTCAGATCAGGGAGGAGAACATCCAGAGTGTTTCAGATACAGAAGCAGGAACTCAAAGGAGAGGCTCTTCTGTGGCCTCCAAGGCAAAGTGATGGTAATGGATGAAGTTGACTCAGTGAAAGAAATGCTTGGCTCGGCAGGTTTCGACATCATGGTTGGGAACAGGAAGGACAATTTGCTTGATCCTTCCACTGGGGGTGCACTGATGtctggaggtgaaggagaagacaCTTACATCATCAAACAGGGATACGGAGACAACTTAATGATCGATAACTTTGCAAACGACCAGAAAATAGACACTGTGTTGATTGACATGGATTTTGTCGCTGGCGGCCAAGTTACCCTGGACTCATCATCAACAGGAGATCTGAAGGTGACAATCACAACAAAAGGGGAACAATTCAAATTCACACTGATCGGCTACAACGACAGTTTCCAAAACCAGCACCTGCAGTTCCAGAGCTCTGACGGCGtcatttttaaattgaaatcaCTGAACTCAACTGCAGAAGTTCCTTTATTCCAGACTCAGGCTTTCAAAGTGACTCTGCCACCGTCGCAGTCCGACTGTCGCTTCGACCTCGGCTCTTGGCAAAATCTGTCACAGGTCCACACAGTGCAAGGTTGCCCCTCCCAGTCCAATGACATCCTAGGTAACGATGAAGACAACGCGCTTATTGGTGGGTGGAAGGACGACACCTTGGAAGGAGGTCAAGGAGATGACACGCTGATAGGAGGAAATGGAAGCGATATCCTGATTGGTGGGTTAGGAGACGATACTCTGTACGGTGAGGATGGAAACGACACAATGATTGGAAACTCTGGCAGAGACGTCTTCATTCCTGGACCTGGAGCAGATCTCATAGACGGAGGTTCTGGCAGAGACACAGTTCTGTACCGGGGGGATCATGAAACGGGTCAAGGAGTCTATGTCAACCTGCTCACTGGACAAGGTCGCTACGCTGATGCCGAAGGGGACGTATTGAAGGACGTGGAGACTGTGATTGGCACCATCTACTCTGACATCTTGGTGTCTGGTTACGAAAGTTCCCTTCTCAGAGGTTCGGATGGCAACGACATCTTGGTGTCCACTGGTGGTGATTACCTGGTCGGGGGGGATGGAAGCGACATTTACATGTTGGCTTTCCAGAGCGGCTCAGTCACCATCGACAACTGTGCAAAGGACGACGCCAACGATGTTTTGTTCTTAGGATCACTGTCACCACTGGCGTGCGACGTCCAGATCCTCTCTGACAGACTTAtcctgtctttcttttcattaaacCAAACAGTTGTTAAGATTTCACTGGAAGGCTGGAACAGTGATGAGGGCGCCTGTGGTCACCTGGTGCTGGTTTCCTCAAGGTTCCAGATGTATGTGGACGAGCTGTTAGACCATCTGTTAGAGGAGTGTCTGTTCAATGACGAGGAATGA